From the Amblyraja radiata isolate CabotCenter1 chromosome 14, sAmbRad1.1.pri, whole genome shotgun sequence genome, one window contains:
- the lpar6 gene encoding lysophosphatidic acid receptor 6, with protein sequence MLTMAASNTTVCEQDDSFKYTLYSSVYIMVFAVGLVSNCVALYVLRCSLKLRNETITYMTNLAVSDLLFVFTLPFRIFYYSNRHWPFGDLLCKVSGTLFLTNMYGSILFLTCISADRFLAIVHPFKSRMLRTRRNAIIVCIAVWLTVLAGSVPATFLKTTNLIGNHTETCFENFSNDTWKKFLSKIVIFIEIVGFVIPLLLNMFCFSMVLRTLRQPITLSRSKFKKKKILRMIVVHFLIFVCCFVPYNITLVMYSLVRTGAVRNCSVVTAVKTVYPITLCFAVSNCCFDPIVYYFTSETFQNSIKRKSKSLRLNSDLESSHTTGFLANSLRTLKSKTLSLDSTV encoded by the coding sequence ATGCTCACTATGGCAGCCTCGAACACCACTGTTTGTGAACAGGATGACTCCTTTAAGTATACATTGTACAGTAGCGTATACATAATGGTTTTCGCCGTCGGCCTCGTGTCAAACTGTGTGGCCCTGTATGTTTTGAGGTGCTCCTTAAAATTAAGAAACGAAACCATAACATATATGACAAACCTGGCCGTGTCAGACCTGCTGTTTGTCTTTACGCTGCCGTTTCGGATTTTCTACTACTCGAACCGACACTGGCCCTTTGGGGATTTGCTGTGCAAAGTTTCGGGGACTCTGTTTCTCACGAACATGTATGGGAGTATCCTCTTCTTGACCTGCATCAGCGCCGATCGTTTTCTGGCTATCGTCCACCCTTTTAAATCGAGAATGCTGAGGACGAGGAGAAATGCTATCATTGTGTGCATTGCCGTGTGGCTGACCGTGCTGGCAGGAAGTGTTCCAGCGACTTTCTTGAAAACCACCAATTTAATAGGCAATCACACAGAAACCTGCTTTGAAAATTTTTCCAACGATACCTGGAAGAAGTTTTTGTCAAAGATTGTAATATTTATCGAGATAGTCGGTTTTGTAATCCCGCTGTTGCTAAACATGTTCTGCTTTTCAATGGTGCTGAGGACTTTAAGACAGCCCATTACTCTTTCTCGTAGTAAGTTCAAGAAGAAGAAAATCCTGCGAATGATTGTTGTCCATTTCCTCATTTTTGTCTGCTGCTTTGTGCCATACAATATAACCCTAGTGATGTATTCGCTGGTAAGGACCGGAGCGGTGAGAAATTGCTCAGTGGTAACTGCAGTCAAAACAGTGTATCCCATCACACTATGCTTTGCTGTCTCCAACTGCTGTTTTGACCCCATCGTTTATTATTTCACTTCTGAAACCTTTCAGAATTCAATCAAGAGGAAGTCTAAGTCCCTAAGGCTCAACTCTGATTTGGAATCCTCGCACACTACAGGCTTCCTCGCCAATAGTTTGCGGACATTAAAATCTAAAACACTTAGTTTAGACTCAACTGTTTAG